One Helicobacter cetorum MIT 00-7128 DNA window includes the following coding sequences:
- a CDS encoding sodium-dependent transporter: MGKFSKLGFILATLGSSIGLGHIWRFPYMVGTNGGSAFVLLYLVLTLSLGIAMLLVDMVIGSLGKKDVVSNYETLDLKHKKYYKFTSIFLLGGPLILSFYAVVLGWVLYYLFVVTFDLPKDLEQAKAQFNLLQNNNLTWQIIGFSACLFPTIWFVSKGIKEGIEKLSMVLMPLLFIIFIGLLIYAITLESLPKAIHYLFSFDFQKIDFKVFMDALGQMFFSLSLGVGTIITYSAFTPEKENLLKSSLYIILPGILISLIAGVMIFTFVFEHHVDVAQGPGLVFVSLPLIFSEMGMSGQIISLFFFLALAFAGITSTVSLLEPLVLYLINRFNFSRTKASLVLGMVVYLLGVLVIFSIDERYAKSLSFANKNVFAWIDFLTSSFLMPLGGLFSVLFVGWLLNKSKSLQATKHFLNKTLFEIWHFSVRFIAPIVILAIFLLQFK, from the coding sequence ATGGGAAAATTCTCTAAACTAGGCTTTATTTTGGCTACTTTAGGTAGCTCTATAGGACTAGGGCATATTTGGCGCTTTCCCTATATGGTTGGCACTAATGGAGGGAGTGCGTTTGTGCTTTTATACTTAGTGCTAACTCTAAGTCTAGGCATTGCTATGCTTTTAGTGGATATGGTTATTGGAAGTTTAGGTAAAAAAGATGTGGTTTCTAATTATGAAACTTTAGATTTAAAGCACAAAAAATACTATAAATTCACTTCTATTTTTCTCTTAGGTGGCCCGCTCATCTTATCCTTTTATGCGGTGGTGTTAGGTTGGGTACTTTATTATCTCTTTGTGGTTACTTTTGACTTACCCAAAGATTTAGAACAAGCCAAAGCACAATTTAATCTGCTCCAAAACAATAATTTAACTTGGCAAATTATTGGCTTTAGTGCGTGCTTATTCCCTACAATATGGTTTGTTTCTAAAGGCATAAAAGAAGGGATTGAAAAATTAAGCATGGTGCTTATGCCTTTATTGTTTATTATTTTTATAGGGCTTTTAATCTATGCGATAACTTTAGAAAGCTTACCCAAAGCTATTCATTATTTATTTAGTTTTGATTTTCAAAAAATTGATTTTAAGGTGTTTATGGACGCTTTAGGACAAATGTTCTTTTCTTTGAGTTTAGGGGTAGGCACTATTATTACCTATTCCGCTTTCACACCTGAAAAAGAAAATTTACTTAAAAGCTCGCTTTATATTATCTTGCCCGGTATTTTAATCTCTTTAATTGCTGGAGTAATGATTTTTACTTTTGTATTTGAACATCATGTAGATGTAGCTCAAGGGCCGGGTCTAGTTTTTGTATCTTTACCTTTGATTTTTTCTGAAATGGGAATGAGCGGACAGATTATTTCGCTTTTTTTCTTTCTAGCTCTTGCTTTTGCTGGGATTACTTCCACCGTATCGCTTTTAGAACCTTTAGTGCTTTATCTCATCAATCGCTTTAATTTTTCACGCACCAAAGCCTCATTAGTATTAGGCATGGTAGTATATCTTTTAGGCGTCTTAGTCATTTTCTCTATAGATGAGCGCTATGCTAAATCTTTGAGTTTTGCTAATAAAAATGTCTTTGCTTGGATAGATTTTTTAACCTCTTCTTTTTTAATGCCATTAGGAGGATTATTTTCTGTCTTGTTTGTTGGTTGGCTTTTAAATAAAAGTAAGTCCTTGCAAGCAACCAAGCACTTTCTTAATAAAACTTTGTTTGAAATATGGCATTTTAGCGTGCGCTTTATCGCACCTATTGTAATTTTGGCAATTTTTTTATTGCAATTTAAATAA
- a CDS encoding sodium-dependent transporter, with product MGGHFSKIGFVLAALGSAIGLGHIWRFPYVAGVSGGGAFVLLFLFLSLSIGAVMFIAEMLLGQSTQKNPTEAFKELDPSPKKRWKYAGLLLISGPLVLTFYGTILGWVFYYLVDISFNLPTNIQESEQIFNNTLQSLNLQIIGLFSVLGLTGLIVSRGIKEGIEKLNLVLMPLLFATFFGLLFYAMTLDSFSKAFHFMFDFKPHDLTPQVFTSSLGQVFFSLSIGLGINIAYAASTEKTQDLLKSTLWVVISGIVISLVAGLMIFTFVFEHGANISQGTGLIFTSLPVVFGKMGTIGIVVSVLFLLALAFAGITSTVALLEPSVMYFTDKYQCKRSLATWGVIALIFIVGVVLIFSLHNDYKESLSFFGKNLFDWLDFISSTIIMPLGGVASFIFIGWVLSKEKVRSFSAHFLSPKLFEAWYFLLKYVTPLIVLSIWASKLS from the coding sequence ATGGGTGGTCATTTTTCAAAAATAGGATTTGTTTTGGCAGCTTTAGGGAGTGCGATAGGTTTGGGACATATTTGGCGCTTTCCCTATGTGGCAGGAGTGAGTGGCGGAGGCGCTTTTGTGCTTTTGTTCTTATTCTTATCTTTAAGCATTGGTGCGGTCATGTTTATTGCAGAAATGCTCCTAGGTCAAAGCACGCAAAAAAACCCCACAGAAGCTTTTAAAGAGCTAGACCCAAGTCCTAAAAAGCGTTGGAAGTATGCGGGCTTATTACTTATCTCTGGCCCATTGGTGCTAACTTTTTATGGCACTATTTTGGGTTGGGTTTTCTATTATTTGGTGGATATTAGCTTTAATCTACCTACAAACATTCAAGAATCTGAGCAGATTTTCAACAACACTTTGCAATCTCTAAATTTGCAAATCATAGGGCTATTTAGCGTATTAGGCTTAACCGGTTTGATTGTATCTAGGGGGATTAAAGAGGGTATTGAAAAGCTTAATTTAGTTTTAATGCCCCTACTTTTTGCAACCTTTTTTGGCTTACTCTTTTATGCGATGACTTTAGATTCTTTTTCTAAAGCCTTTCATTTTATGTTTGATTTCAAGCCACACGATTTGACCCCTCAAGTCTTTACTTCTTCTTTGGGACAAGTTTTCTTTTCATTAAGTATTGGGCTAGGGATTAATATTGCTTATGCTGCCTCAACTGAAAAAACTCAAGACTTGCTTAAAAGCACGCTTTGGGTCGTTATTTCTGGAATTGTTATTTCGCTTGTTGCAGGGCTTATGATTTTTACTTTCGTTTTTGAACATGGGGCTAATATTTCTCAAGGCACAGGGCTAATATTCACTTCTTTACCGGTAGTTTTTGGCAAAATGGGAACTATTGGCATTGTGGTTTCTGTGCTTTTTTTACTAGCTCTTGCCTTTGCTGGAATAACTTCTACGGTGGCGTTATTAGAACCAAGTGTTATGTATTTTACTGATAAATATCAGTGCAAACGCTCTTTGGCTACTTGGGGTGTAATCGCTCTGATTTTTATTGTGGGTGTAGTTTTGATTTTCTCACTACATAATGACTACAAAGAGTCCTTGAGTTTTTTTGGAAAAAATCTCTTTGATTGGCTAGATTTCATCTCAAGCACTATCATTATGCCATTAGGCGGGGTTGCGTCATTTATTTTTATAGGCTGGGTTTTAAGCAAAGAAAAAGTGCGCTCTTTTAGTGCGCATTTTTTAAGCCCTAAACTCTTTGAGGCTTGGTATTTTCTACTCAAATATGTTACGCCCCTAATCGTGCTTTCTATTTGGGCAAGCAAATTATCTTAA
- a CDS encoding YbgC/FadM family acyl-CoA thioesterase: MRCRVYYEDTDAQGVVYHANYLKYCERARSEEFFKRALAPENSEGFFVIRSLKADFFTPASLGQVLEIKTQVKELKKVSVVLFQEIYCVCSSDLKELEPFKIFALEIKLGFVHRIKHNPIPIPITFKEFLDELR; the protein is encoded by the coding sequence ATGCGTTGTAGGGTATATTATGAAGACACTGATGCTCAAGGCGTAGTTTATCATGCGAATTACTTGAAGTATTGCGAACGAGCAAGGAGTGAAGAATTTTTTAAAAGAGCGTTAGCGCCAGAAAATAGCGAGGGGTTTTTTGTGATTCGCTCTTTAAAAGCGGATTTTTTTACCCCAGCAAGTTTGGGGCAAGTTTTAGAAATAAAAACTCAAGTTAAAGAGCTTAAAAAGGTCTCTGTGGTGCTTTTTCAAGAGATTTATTGCGTGTGTAGTAGTGATTTGAAAGAATTAGAGCCTTTTAAAATTTTTGCTTTAGAGATTAAATTGGGATTTGTGCATCGCATTAAACATAACCCCATACCTATACCTATAACATTTAAGGAATTTTTAGATGAGCTTAGATAA
- a CDS encoding DUF493 domain-containing protein: protein MSLDNTENNKPKIDYPCLWDYRVIMNTNDESWLQKLIETYQRPFKLELKNTSKTGKFYSFNVSIEVSSELERDEIFQKISNEKYVIQVL from the coding sequence ATGAGCTTAGATAATACAGAAAACAATAAGCCAAAGATTGATTATCCATGCCTTTGGGATTATAGAGTCATTATGAACACTAATGATGAGAGTTGGTTACAAAAACTCATAGAAACTTATCAACGCCCTTTCAAATTAGAGCTAAAAAACACTTCTAAGACAGGTAAATTCTATAGCTTTAATGTATCCATTGAAGTTTCAAGCGAACTAGAGCGAGATGAAATTTTTCAAAAAATTTCTAATGAAAAGTATGTTATTCAAGTGCTTTAG
- the murD gene encoding UDP-N-acetylmuramoyl-L-alanine--D-glutamate ligase, with product MKISLFGHAKTTLALARFFKEQHHKVQFFDDKFTSSCIDNENFLCYPSSEFNPNHSELEIVSPGISFTHALVKKAKHLVSEYDYIYSLFNHHFTPTTISISGTNGKTTTTEMLTMLLEDFRAMSGGNIGVPLMELFKQQAPLWVLETSSFSLHYTNKAYPLIYLLINVESDHLTWHQNFENYLNAKLKPLTLMPKTSLAILPSKFKEQTIVQKSQAQKIFFDKSKDILENLEIPFNALPFKGAFLLDASLALLAYQQFLKINNFKWQDYKENALKRLSTFKIGLHKMEEFRDKKERLWVDDSKATNIDATLQALQTFKNQKIHLIVGGDTKGVDLTPLFEKLQHYEVSLYAIGSSTEIIQSLALKFNIACKACFELEKAVQEIKSVLKMNEVGLLSPSSASLDQFSSYKERGEKFKKYVLED from the coding sequence ATGAAAATTTCACTTTTTGGGCATGCAAAAACCACTCTAGCCCTAGCAAGATTTTTTAAAGAGCAACATCACAAAGTGCAATTCTTTGATGACAAATTCACTTCATCTTGCATAGATAATGAAAATTTTCTTTGCTATCCTAGTAGTGAATTTAATCCTAATCATTCAGAACTAGAGATAGTGAGTCCGGGAATTAGCTTTACGCATGCTTTAGTTAAAAAAGCTAAGCATTTAGTGAGCGAATATGATTATATCTATAGCTTGTTTAATCATCATTTTACCCCAACAACCATAAGTATTAGCGGCACGAATGGTAAGACCACAACTACTGAAATGCTCACCATGCTTTTAGAAGATTTTAGAGCAATGAGCGGGGGAAATATCGGAGTGCCTTTAATGGAGCTTTTTAAACAACAAGCGCCTTTATGGGTTTTAGAAACAAGCTCTTTTTCTCTGCATTACACTAACAAGGCTTACCCTTTAATTTATTTGCTTATCAATGTAGAGTCAGACCATTTAACTTGGCATCAAAATTTTGAAAATTACTTGAATGCTAAACTCAAGCCTTTAACCCTTATGCCTAAAACTTCACTCGCTATACTTCCTTCAAAATTTAAAGAACAAACAATCGTCCAAAAATCACAAGCTCAAAAAATCTTTTTTGATAAGAGCAAAGATATTTTAGAAAATTTAGAAATTCCTTTTAATGCCTTGCCTTTTAAAGGGGCATTTTTATTAGACGCTTCTTTAGCTCTTCTAGCCTATCAACAATTTTTAAAAATAAACAACTTCAAATGGCAAGACTATAAAGAAAACGCCCTTAAAAGATTAAGCACTTTTAAAATCGGACTGCATAAAATGGAAGAATTTAGAGACAAAAAGGAGCGTTTGTGGGTAGATGATAGCAAGGCTACCAATATTGATGCGACTTTACAAGCTCTGCAAACCTTTAAAAACCAAAAAATTCATTTGATTGTAGGGGGTGATACTAAGGGCGTTGATTTAACCCCCCTTTTTGAAAAACTTCAACATTATGAAGTGAGTCTTTATGCCATAGGCTCAAGCACAGAGATTATTCAATCCTTAGCACTAAAATTTAATATCGCTTGTAAAGCTTGTTTTGAGCTAGAAAAAGCGGTGCAAGAAATTAAAAGCGTTTTAAAAATGAATGAAGTTGGCTTACTCTCGCCTAGTAGTGCGAGTTTAGACCAATTTTCTTCCTATAAAGAAAGGGGCGAAAAATTTAAAAAGTATGTCTTAGAAGACTAA
- the mraY gene encoding phospho-N-acetylmuramoyl-pentapeptide-transferase: MLYYLYSYFNINLFQYLTFRAGLGFFISFFLTLFLMPKFILWAKAKKANQPISSYVPSHKNKRDTPTMGGIVFIFATIIASLLCASLDNLYVLLGIVVLVGFSFVGFRDDYTKISQKSNAGMSAKTKFSMLFIISVFVSVLLSFKGLDTSLYLPFLKNPLFEMPIILAISFWVLVFLSTSNAVNLTDGLDGLATVPSIFTLLSLSVFVYVAGNAEFSKYLLYPKVVDAGELFVVSLALIGSLFGFLWYNCNPASVFMGDSGSLALGGFIAYSAIVSHNEILLVLMGSIFVVETLSVILQVGSYKTRKKRLFLMAPIHHHFEQKGWAENKVIVRFWIISMLSNLIALLSLKVR; encoded by the coding sequence ATGCTCTACTACTTGTATAGCTATTTTAATATCAATCTTTTTCAATACCTAACCTTTAGAGCTGGGCTAGGGTTTTTTATTAGCTTTTTTCTAACGCTTTTTTTAATGCCTAAATTTATTTTATGGGCGAAAGCCAAAAAAGCTAATCAACCGATTTCTAGCTATGTTCCAAGCCACAAAAACAAAAGAGACACTCCTACGATGGGGGGCATTGTTTTTATCTTTGCCACGATAATTGCAAGCTTATTGTGTGCGTCTTTGGATAATCTTTATGTTTTATTAGGGATAGTTGTGCTAGTGGGCTTTAGCTTTGTAGGTTTTAGAGATGATTACACCAAAATTAGTCAAAAAAGTAATGCCGGAATGAGTGCGAAAACAAAATTTAGTATGCTTTTTATCATTTCAGTTTTTGTATCTGTTCTTTTGAGTTTCAAAGGGCTAGATACTTCTTTGTATTTGCCTTTTTTGAAAAACCCTTTGTTTGAAATGCCTATAATCTTAGCCATTAGTTTTTGGGTGTTAGTTTTTTTATCTACAAGTAATGCCGTGAATTTAACCGACGGACTAGATGGTCTAGCCACTGTGCCTAGCATTTTTACTCTACTTAGTCTTTCAGTCTTTGTGTATGTAGCTGGGAATGCTGAATTTTCTAAATACTTGCTCTATCCAAAAGTTGTAGATGCGGGAGAATTGTTTGTAGTCTCTTTAGCTCTCATAGGCTCACTTTTTGGCTTTTTATGGTATAACTGCAACCCTGCAAGCGTGTTTATGGGCGATAGCGGAAGCTTAGCCTTAGGAGGGTTTATTGCTTATAGTGCTATTGTTTCGCACAATGAAATTTTGCTTGTTTTAATGGGGTCTATTTTTGTTGTAGAAACCTTGTCCGTAATTTTACAAGTAGGAAGTTATAAAACTCGTAAAAAACGCCTTTTTTTAATGGCACCCATTCATCATCATTTTGAGCAAAAAGGTTGGGCAGAAAATAAAGTGATTGTGCGTTTTTGGATAATTTCTATGTTAAGTAATTTAATCGCTCTTTTAAGCTTGAAGGTGCGCTAA
- a CDS encoding HpaA family protein translates to MGSSFMSKNLKSILRILIAVGLSSVLVSCALDESNSTKKAESKEAKKATIEHHKHEQMQTSAEHITPLNFNYPVHILQAQAKNRSVAILAPHIQVSDNLKSYIDKFQDALANQIQSIFEKRGYKVLRFKGKNALNAQERKEVFSVLDLKGWVGILEDLKMNLNDPTKPNLDTLVDQSSGSVWFNFYEPESGRVIHDFGVEVGTFRAITHTFSYQYTDYGATNRIEHNGLDKNKEDAIHKILNRIYAEVMKKVVVELTEENISKYRDAIDKVKKSFEASQK, encoded by the coding sequence ATGGGAAGTTCATTTATGTCTAAGAATCTTAAAAGTATTCTAAGGATATTGATAGCTGTAGGGCTTTCAAGTGTGTTGGTTAGTTGTGCGCTTGATGAGAGCAATAGCACTAAAAAAGCAGAGTCAAAAGAGGCAAAAAAGGCTACTATTGAGCATCATAAGCATGAACAAATGCAAACAAGTGCGGAGCATATCACGCCTTTAAACTTTAATTATCCGGTGCATATTCTTCAAGCCCAAGCAAAGAATCGCTCTGTAGCCATTTTAGCACCCCATATTCAAGTGAGTGATAACTTGAAATCCTATATTGATAAATTTCAAGATGCTTTAGCTAATCAAATTCAAAGCATTTTTGAGAAACGAGGTTACAAGGTTTTACGCTTTAAAGGTAAAAATGCCTTGAACGCACAAGAGAGAAAAGAAGTTTTTTCAGTGTTGGATTTAAAAGGTTGGGTAGGAATTTTAGAAGATTTAAAAATGAATCTTAATGACCCTACAAAACCCAATTTAGATACTCTAGTAGACCAAAGCTCAGGCTCTGTATGGTTTAATTTCTATGAGCCAGAAAGCGGAAGAGTTATCCATGATTTTGGGGTAGAGGTAGGAACTTTTAGGGCTATTACGCATACTTTTTCCTATCAATATACTGATTATGGCGCTACCAATAGGATTGAGCATAATGGTTTAGATAAGAATAAAGAAGATGCAATTCATAAAATTCTTAATAGAATTTATGCAGAAGTGATGAAAAAAGTCGTTGTAGAGCTTACAGAAGAAAATATTTCTAAATATAGGGATGCGATTGATAAGGTTAAGAAATCTTTTGAAGCCTCTCAAAAATAA
- the rpmB gene encoding 50S ribosomal protein L28 has translation MARRCALSAKGPMVGNHVSHANNKNKRRLLPNLRSIRVQLDDGTTRRIRVAASTLRTMRKGA, from the coding sequence ATGGCAAGAAGATGTGCATTAAGTGCTAAAGGTCCTATGGTAGGCAATCATGTAAGTCATGCAAACAACAAAAATAAGCGTCGCTTACTCCCTAACTTACGCTCTATTAGAGTTCAGCTAGATGATGGCACAACAAGACGCATTAGAGTGGCTGCTTCTACGCTAAGAACTATGCGTAAGGGGGCTTAA
- a CDS encoding potassium channel family protein, producing MFKKIRSLRAKKRKQNKPEINLNSEIYEQFKVFRLPLVIIQIFVLLGTLGYYALEDYTLMQAFFQTTYTMTATGFGALNENKFGPVSIFLTSILMFCGAGIIAFSVAILISVVNKGTLTRLIKEKGMVYKIARLKDHYVICYHNEYTIELSKQFRSAQIPFVVVDNDPNFEEEAIKHKYPYYIVGDPHTNLAMLKTHLSSAKGVVAFSKILPVNVALMVSVRLFEKELNRKPYYIIASAHSDEGLEKLKKLGANMVVSPTKLMAQRVSAMAVRPDMENILERFIYKKDTLLDLEEIIVPKYSWLVLRKLREAHFRDVTKAFVIGIIQKDGKYIPMPDGDTIIASEAKLLMIGTSEGVKACKQLIACKQKPKEVDYVSL from the coding sequence TTGTTTAAAAAAATAAGGTCTCTAAGGGCTAAAAAGCGCAAACAAAACAAGCCTGAGATTAATCTCAATTCAGAAATCTATGAACAATTTAAGGTTTTTAGACTCCCATTAGTAATAATCCAAATATTCGTGCTTTTAGGGACTTTGGGTTATTATGCCCTAGAAGACTACACGCTTATGCAAGCATTTTTTCAAACCACTTATACTATGACTGCAACAGGCTTTGGCGCATTAAACGAAAATAAGTTTGGTCCTGTAAGTATTTTCTTAACTTCTATTTTAATGTTTTGTGGGGCAGGAATTATTGCTTTTAGTGTAGCGATTTTAATTAGCGTGGTGAATAAAGGCACATTGACAAGATTAATTAAGGAGAAAGGCATGGTTTATAAAATCGCACGACTTAAAGACCATTATGTCATTTGTTATCATAATGAATACACCATTGAATTAAGCAAGCAATTTCGCTCCGCTCAAATTCCTTTTGTAGTGGTAGATAATGACCCTAATTTTGAAGAAGAGGCGATTAAGCATAAATACCCTTATTATATTGTAGGCGACCCACATACCAATTTAGCAATGTTAAAAACCCACTTAAGTAGCGCTAAGGGGGTGGTAGCATTTTCTAAAATTTTGCCCGTAAATGTTGCCTTAATGGTGAGTGTGCGTTTGTTTGAAAAGGAGTTAAACCGCAAGCCTTATTATATTATTGCAAGCGCTCATAGCGATGAGGGTTTAGAAAAGTTAAAAAAGCTAGGCGCTAATATGGTAGTCTCACCTACAAAGCTTATGGCTCAAAGAGTGAGTGCAATGGCGGTGCGCCCAGATATGGAAAATATTTTGGAGCGTTTTATTTATAAAAAAGACACGCTTTTAGACTTAGAAGAAATTATTGTGCCAAAGTATAGTTGGCTTGTGTTAAGAAAGCTAAGAGAGGCGCATTTTAGAGATGTTACTAAGGCGTTTGTCATTGGAATTATTCAAAAAGATGGCAAGTATATTCCCATGCCAGATGGAGATACGATTATTGCAAGTGAGGCTAAGCTTTTGATGATTGGCACTTCTGAGGGGGTTAAAGCTTGCAAACAACTTATCGCTTGCAAGCAAAAGCCTAAAGAAGTGGATTATGTTTCTTTATAA
- a CDS encoding outer membrane protein encodes MNKTLIKISSSLAFLFSALSAEKSGFFLQGSYEVGQAYYNNKLIINGQTDFNRHQKQTTQGFGVGVGYNQLFGQSGWAGLRYYGFYDWAEVNFGTQHFPEGLLSKNGLNSNMNINTYGAGIDLLLNFVNLDKFSMGLFAGMAVGGTTWSPKAKNRDIVWNSALNEQQAKELMKGDYEDSVALKNTVFQWLFHFGVRSVISRYTGLELGFKIPMATTPYLNMTSGDDSYKETFKRMYSFNVSYYIIF; translated from the coding sequence ATGAATAAAACTTTAATTAAAATTTCATCTTCACTAGCCTTTCTTTTTAGCGCTCTAAGTGCGGAAAAAAGCGGATTTTTCTTGCAAGGCTCTTATGAGGTTGGACAAGCTTATTACAACAATAAGCTCATTATCAATGGACAAACTGATTTTAATCGCCACCAAAAGCAAACCACTCAAGGCTTTGGCGTGGGTGTGGGATATAACCAACTCTTTGGACAAAGTGGCTGGGCAGGCTTACGCTATTATGGATTTTATGATTGGGCGGAGGTCAATTTTGGCACACAGCATTTTCCCGAAGGACTTCTAAGCAAAAATGGTCTTAACTCCAATATGAATATTAATACTTATGGCGCTGGAATTGATTTATTGTTGAATTTTGTCAATTTGGATAAATTCAGTATGGGATTATTTGCAGGAATGGCTGTAGGAGGCACTACTTGGAGCCCAAAAGCTAAAAATAGGGATATTGTATGGAATAGCGCCCTTAATGAGCAACAAGCTAAAGAGCTTATGAAAGGGGATTATGAAGATAGCGTGGCACTTAAAAACACGGTCTTTCAATGGCTGTTTCACTTTGGCGTGCGCTCTGTAATTTCTCGCTATACAGGCTTGGAATTAGGCTTTAAAATCCCTATGGCTACAACCCCCTACTTGAATATGACAAGTGGGGACGATAGCTACAAAGAGACTTTTAAACGCATGTATTCATTCAATGTTTCTTACTATATTATCTTTTAG